The Helianthus annuus cultivar XRQ/B chromosome 15, HanXRQr2.0-SUNRISE, whole genome shotgun sequence genomic sequence AAACAAtgacttattaaatattttatttgtcagaattgaagtatttaaataaaatataaaaattaaaagcACTAATAAACtatcgaacataaacgaacacgttaccaaacgttaacgaacataaatgaacgaaagcagcctctgttcatgttcgttcatttaactaaacgaacgaaatttattgttcatgttcattcatttattaaacaaacaaacttcccgccaaacggttcacgaactgttcgctgaacgtacGGTTCGTTTGTAGCCCTAGTTAGCAGGGTATTGGAGGGGTCTCAGTGAGTAAAATGGGTTCTCATGGTTACCAAAAAGAACTAATCAAGACATAAGTGTAATTCTTGACCATAAATTACCTTTAATCTTTCCAGCACGCGCGAGCTTGTATAAACCCTTTGGATCCCTGGCCTCGCAAACACATAAAGGCATATCCATGAAAACCTATCAATCACAACGTCATGTGAGTAATTATGAAATGCAACCTTTTATAATCAAGAAAAGCTCAAATTTATACATATAGAAGTATAGAACTAACCTCAATGAAATCTCCCTCTGGAAGTTTGGCTCGATAAGCATCGCGATCTTTTCTGTAGGGAGATATCACACTGGCAATGCAGATAACTCCAGCATCAGAGAACAACTTTGCAACTTCTCCTACAAATCCATAATTAGTATACAATCAGTACAGCAAACGCGAGTTTACAATTATGCATTAGCTATGGAAGAATTAAACTCACCGATTCTTCTTATATTCTCAACACGGTCTTCTGGTTGGAACGTAAGATCACTGTTAAGACCATGCCTGACATTATCACCATCAAGGACGTACGTTAGCTTCCCTCGAGAATGCAAACCGCGTGTTAATGCACAAGCAAGTGTGCTCTTACCTGAATCACATTTATAATTAAACCTTATGTTAGTTGGTTAATCATATAAATGGGATTAAATGAATGTATACTTCAATAGGCATATATGATAACTGTATTTGATCCATAGTAGTCAAAGGCACAAAAGGCTCCTTACATCCATCAGGGCAGACAAACGCAAATTCCGGCCCAattttacaaataaataaataaataaaaatcggTATGAAGTATGAACAGGTCTGAAACAGCTAAAATTGCGCCATAATGCACAAGCCAATGTTCTCTTAACTGAATCACATTACAATTCAAACTTTTTGTTTGCTGGTTAATCATATAAATGGCATTGAATGATGCATAATTCAATTGGTAAGCATATATGATAACTTTATTTGATCCACAGTAGTCAAAGGCGCAAAAGGCATTCGTCTAGGCATCCAGCGCAGCAATAACGCCTTGCATCCATCAAGGCGCACATGCGCAAATTCCGCAAAAAAAAGTATGACTAGGTCTGAAACATCTAAGAAAACTATGGACGAAATTTTCTCACCAAATACCGGTATTTGTTTTCTAACGATTTCGGTATCGATATCGTTCAAAACCGTCATCGTATCGGTATTTCAACGATATACCAGACGTGATACGTCCATACCGTACCAACAGACCATCATCGATACGGTATACCTTTTAGACTTGAACTCCTTTCCGTTTCAGTATTTTGCGATACGGTACCAATACCGATCTCATCTGGAACCAGCCTTAACTAGCCAAAAATAACATAATTATACTATGCGCCTTGCTTATCTTGTGCCCTAACTAACGACTTCAACTACTATAGCTTGATCATTATAAACTAAGCCAACAATTAACTAACTGCCAAACATTCAAATCTAAAAAACAAATAATCACTCTCAACAACTTTTAACTAACCTGAACCACTGAGTCCAGTAATCCACACCACACAACCTTTCTGCTTCAGCAACTCCTGCCTATCACTTTTCTCCACTGAACACTTATGCCACACAATATTCTCAGATCTCCTTCCATTCACTGACACTTCATGCTGAATCAAACCTAATTTTCAAACAAAACAGTTAACAGAATATATTCAAATATTCCACAACAATTCACACATCATTTCATACCACTAGATTCATCCGAATTGATTTTTAAGGAAGACATTCTCGAAGCTTCGTTCGCTTTAATCGGAGCTAATTCCGTCGAGGATGACGTCAGATTCCGGCGGAAATTGAGCGGCGACGGTGACGGGAAGTTTGGAAACCCTAGGTTGGTGGATTTTGATGTAAGGAAGTTGTTTAGTGAATAATATGGAACAGAAATCATTGAAGTGTTTTAGGTAGTGAAAGAGTGTACAATATGAAATTGAATTGTACATGAAGATTATGGTGACATCAAATCAAGTGAGTTTGTTTGTGTATTAATGGATGAATATGGAATGTGTTGAGAGAGATTTAGGTGGTTGTAATTAGATGATAAATAGATTAGTGGATCATGTAAGATCTTATGCTAATTATTTCACTGGGGGCGGAGCTTGACTAAAAGTTTTGAGAGGGGTGTAAAGTCATGGGATCCGaaattttttttcctatcgttatgttttgGGTCAGGCCGGCTattcgattcgggtcgggtcgggtcaaataCTAAATactaatagttccaaataaaactaaaaaaattctGTTCACTCAAAGAAACCCGTTCttacatataaaaaaattaaatattatttaacaaacaaaagatctatatatatatatataggtaaagggtactgtacaaattcccttatcgtacattacgtacgctataaTCTCGGCCGTCGGATCATCTTCCcgcaatgaaaatcgcatgttgttttttttttgtaataatttcgcatgtgataattttgatgaaatagcaggttgtttttttgtaacaatttcgcatgtggtaattcaatttcgcatgtgataattttgatgaaatagcaggttgtttttttgtaacaatttcgcatgtggtaattcaatttcgcatgtgataattttaatgaaatagcaggttgtttttttgtaacaatttcgcatgtgataattcaatttcgcatgtgataattttgatgaaataacatgttggttttttgtaacaatttcgcatgtggtaattttgatgaaatcgcatgttaaaaaaccaacatgcgaaattgttacaaaaaaacaacatgcgattttcaatgcgggaagatgatctgacggctgagattgtagcgtatgtaatgtacgataagcgcatttgtacgataaccagcccctatatatatatatatatatatatatatatatatatatatatatatatatatatatatatataggtaaagagtattgtacaatattgcttatcgtacattacgtacgcttcaatctcagccgtcagatcatcttcccgcattttaaaatcgcatgttgttttcttttataacaatttcgcatgtgataatttttgatgaattcgcatgttgtttttttgtaccaatttcgcatgtgataattttgatgaaatagcatgttgttttttttttataacaatttcgcatgtgataatttttgatcaattcgcatgttgtttttttgtactaatttcgcatgtgataattttgatgaaatagcatgttgtttttttgtaacaatttcgcatatggtaattttgatgaaatcgcatgttaaaaaaccaacatgcgaaattgttataaaaaacaacatgcgaattcaatgcgggaagatgatcggacggttgagattgtagcgtacgtaatgtacgataagggtatttgtatgataaccgacctctctctctctctctctctatatatatatatatatatatatatatatataaggttagGATCACGTGAGAAgcactaggctaattgagaaacttgagaagcattctggaccacacatttttcctaagtttttcgtaatatacacatatgtatagtttaaaattgactatatacatatgtgtataattcaagatttgacaatatacatatatgtatatagtcaattttatactatacatatgtgtatattacgaaaagcttggaaaaatgtgtggtcaagaatgcttctcaagtttctcaaatagggtggacttctcttaggatccctaccttATATATATAATGGTACGAGATAAATGAAACCTGGACAAATAATTACAACTCAATCCGACGGCCTTTAAGATTTAAagtggtaacaaactttactttgatttatatattgtataaatatttaggcaaaataattggaggggcgatcctatataattttaaaattttccgATGAAAAATCGAAAattatacacttctaaccgaaacattggagGGGGCGGATGCACCCCTGGGCACCTACTAACCTACGCCCCTGAATGAtttagtggtggagtggtaagggagagacccGGTGTTCCTAGTGACCAAGGTTCAATTTCTGCCCCCAGCATTTAGTCGTATTGTCGTGCTT encodes the following:
- the LOC110911024 gene encoding adenylyl-sulfate kinase 3, with the translated sequence MISVPYYSLNNFLTSKSTNLGFPNFPSPSPLNFRRNLTSSSTELAPIKANEASRMSSLKINSDESSGLIQHEVSVNGRRSENIVWHKCSVEKSDRQELLKQKGCVVWITGLSGSGKSTLACALTRGLHSRGKLTYVLDGDNVRHGLNSDLTFQPEDRVENIRRIGEVAKLFSDAGVICIASVISPYRKDRDAYRAKLPEGDFIEVFMDMPLCVCEARDPKGLYKLARAGKIKGFTGVDDPYEPPLNSEIVIQQEGDVCPPPEVMAEKVISYLDANGYFEA